Proteins encoded within one genomic window of Oncorhynchus tshawytscha isolate Ot180627B linkage group LG02, Otsh_v2.0, whole genome shotgun sequence:
- the LOC112245606 gene encoding rho GDP-dissociation inhibitor 1-like, protein MAEDDLTPEQLAAIAAENDVGETVNYKPPAQKTLQEIQELDQDDESLRKYKEVLLGAGAAAVADPSVPNVQVTRLTLMCETAPNPLTLDLQGDLEAFKKQSFILKEGVEYRIKISFKVNKEIVSGLKYVQQTHRKGVRIDKSDYMVGSYGPRPSEYDFLTPLEEAPKGMLARGTYNIKSKFTDDDKHDHLSWEWNLNIKKDWKD, encoded by the exons ATGGCTGAGGACGATTTGACTCCGGAGCAGCTCGCAGCCATCGCTGCGGAAAATGACGTGGGCGAGACGGTCAACTACAAGCCCCCGGCCCAGAAGACCCTGCAGGAGATCCAGGAGCTGGACCAGGATGACGAGAGCCTCCGGAAGTACAAGGAGGTTCTGCTAGGAGCCGGCGCTGCTGCTGTcgctg ATCCCAGCGTTCCCAACGTCCAGGTGACACGGTTGACACTGATGTGTGAGACTGCCCCGAACCCACTGACCCTGGACCTTCAAG GAGATCTGGAGGCCTTTAAGAAGCAGTCCTTTATCCTGAAGGAGGGAGTGGAGTACAGAATAAAGATCAGCTTCAAA GTGAACAAGGAGATTGTTTCGGGTCTCAAGTATGTCCAGCAGACCCACAGGAAAGGAGTGAGAA TTGACAAGTCAGACTACATGGTGGGGAGCTATGGGCCGAGGCCAAGTGAGTACGACTTCCTGACCCCGCTGGAGGAGGCTCCTAAAGGCATGCTGGCCCGCGGCACCTACAACATCAAGTCCAAGTTCACCGACGACGATAAGCACGACCACCTTTCCTGGGAGTGGAACCTCAACATCAAGAAAGACTGGAAAGACTAA